In the genome of Lysobacter sp. BMK333-48F3, the window CGCCGAGGACGCACGGCAACTCGACCGGCTGTTCCATGCCCTGGCCGACGACAGCCGCCGGCGCATGATCGACCGGCTCAGCGAAGGTCCGGCCTCGGTGTCGGAACTGGCCAAGCCGTTGGCGATGGCCCTGCCCTCGGTGGTCAAGCACCTGGCGGTGCTGGAATCCGGCGGCATCGTGCTGTCGCAGAAGAGCGGCCGCGTGCGCACCTACCGCCTCGCCCCCGATGCGCTGGCCCGCGCCGAGGCCTGGGTCGGCGAACGCAAGACCCGCTGGAACGCGCGCTTCGACGCCCTGGAACGCTACCTGCTCGACACCGCCGACGAGGACACGCCGTGACCGCCGTAACCACCGTCCACACCGACTTCGTCATCGAACGCGAACTGCCGGCGACGCCGGCGCGCGCGTTCCGCGCCTGGG includes:
- a CDS encoding metalloregulator ArsR/SmtB family transcription factor is translated as MSRAEDARQLDRLFHALADDSRRRMIDRLSEGPASVSELAKPLAMALPSVVKHLAVLESGGIVLSQKSGRVRTYRLAPDALARAEAWVGERKTRWNARFDALERYLLDTADEDTP